A stretch of Candidatus Methylacidithermus pantelleriae DNA encodes these proteins:
- a CDS encoding sodium-translocating pyrophosphatase has translation MEEFLIRNGFSVSLAAALGAIASALFLAGRVRACDAGSPLMREISAAIHEGAQAYLRRQLLSVLSIAAILFAAIGLFKGWWTAVGFVLGAISSLLAGYVGMRVAVMANVRVAQAATVSRSRATQLAFQGGAVTGLLVVGMALASVTLFYLATLRWFGTQEALGALVGLALGASLVSVFARLGGGIYTKAADVGADLVGKIEERLEEDDPRNPATIADNVGDNVGDCAGMAADVFETYVVTLIGAILVAILHSGAQAPFVIYPFLVGAISVAGALAGIIYVSFSAASPGRALTGGVLVNALVSGLVYYPVCRSLFGNQGLSFCICSWIGLAMTAVMVLVTDYYTSKKRRPVVAIARASETGHATNIIAGLATGMEATAAPVLFIGGAILLAYNLGQLYGVALAVMSMLSMAGIVISLDAFGPITDNAGGIAVMAGLPPHVREVTDELDSIGNTTKAVTKGYAIGSAGLAALVLFGSYVEELKHYTSSTVVGELSFTLQDPRVAVGLFLGGLLPYVFTARSMNAVGVAAGAVVREVRRQLAERPGILKGMERPDYARCVDIVTKAALKEMVFPALLPVGSVFLVAAVPALGPKALGGMLMGTIVTGLFVAISMTSAGGAWDNAKKLIEEGHFGGKGSSAHAASVTGDTVGDPYKDTAGPAVNPMIKVVNVLAILIIPLFARYWGL, from the coding sequence ATGGAAGAGTTTCTTATCCGCAATGGGTTTAGTGTTTCCCTGGCGGCTGCCCTTGGGGCCATCGCCAGTGCCCTCTTTCTTGCAGGGCGGGTTCGTGCTTGTGACGCGGGCAGTCCCCTTATGAGGGAAATCTCGGCCGCCATCCATGAAGGGGCTCAAGCCTACCTGCGACGCCAGCTACTGAGCGTTTTATCCATCGCTGCGATCCTGTTTGCGGCCATCGGCCTATTCAAGGGGTGGTGGACCGCGGTTGGCTTTGTTCTAGGAGCTATCTCGTCTTTACTGGCTGGATACGTGGGTATGCGGGTGGCGGTCATGGCCAATGTTCGTGTCGCCCAGGCAGCAACGGTTTCGCGCAGTCGAGCCACACAACTTGCCTTTCAGGGAGGTGCTGTCACCGGGCTTTTAGTGGTTGGCATGGCTCTTGCCTCGGTGACTCTATTCTACCTGGCAACGCTGCGGTGGTTCGGAACCCAGGAAGCCCTGGGAGCTTTGGTCGGCTTGGCCTTGGGAGCCAGTCTTGTCAGCGTGTTCGCCCGGCTAGGAGGAGGTATTTATACCAAGGCCGCCGATGTAGGGGCTGACCTTGTGGGGAAAATCGAGGAGAGGCTCGAGGAAGACGATCCCAGAAATCCGGCTACCATCGCTGACAATGTGGGGGACAACGTCGGAGATTGCGCAGGAATGGCAGCCGACGTGTTTGAAACCTATGTTGTAACTTTGATTGGAGCCATCCTGGTTGCGATCCTTCACTCGGGAGCTCAGGCTCCTTTCGTCATCTATCCGTTTTTAGTCGGAGCCATTAGCGTGGCGGGAGCCCTGGCAGGGATTATCTACGTGAGCTTTTCTGCCGCCAGCCCCGGCCGAGCGCTCACCGGGGGTGTCTTGGTTAACGCGCTGGTTTCCGGCCTGGTTTATTACCCAGTATGCCGGAGCCTTTTTGGGAACCAGGGTCTTTCGTTTTGTATCTGCTCCTGGATCGGGCTTGCCATGACGGCAGTCATGGTGCTGGTCACCGACTACTACACCTCCAAAAAGCGGCGTCCTGTGGTCGCGATCGCCCGCGCCAGTGAAACGGGTCATGCGACCAATATCATTGCTGGCCTGGCCACCGGGATGGAGGCAACCGCGGCACCTGTACTTTTCATCGGGGGAGCCATCCTTTTGGCTTATAACCTGGGCCAGCTTTACGGTGTTGCCCTTGCTGTGATGAGCATGCTCAGCATGGCAGGGATTGTTATCTCGCTCGACGCTTTCGGCCCCATCACGGACAACGCGGGAGGAATCGCGGTCATGGCCGGTCTTCCCCCACACGTGCGGGAAGTGACCGATGAGCTCGATTCCATTGGGAATACCACGAAAGCCGTAACCAAGGGATATGCGATCGGATCTGCAGGTTTAGCTGCGCTGGTCCTTTTTGGATCCTACGTGGAAGAGCTCAAGCATTACACAAGCTCGACTGTGGTAGGTGAACTTTCCTTCACGCTCCAAGATCCAAGGGTAGCTGTCGGTCTCTTTTTGGGTGGCCTTCTTCCCTACGTATTTACCGCAAGGAGCATGAACGCGGTTGGCGTGGCCGCCGGGGCGGTGGTGCGAGAAGTGCGACGGCAGCTGGCCGAGCGACCCGGGATTCTTAAAGGGATGGAACGACCAGATTACGCTCGCTGTGTTGATATCGTCACCAAAGCCGCGTTAAAGGAGATGGTTTTTCCGGCCCTTCTTCCCGTTGGATCGGTCTTTCTGGTCGCCGCCGTTCCGGCACTTGGCCCTAAAGCACTGGGTGGAATGCTCATGGGAACCATCGTGACGGGGCTCTTTGTCGCCATCTCCATGACGTCAGCCGGAGGGGCGTGGGATAACGCCAAAAAGCTGATCGAGGAGGGCCATTTCGGGGGTAAGGGGAGTAGCGCGCACGCTGCTTCTGTGACGGGAGATACGGTAGGGGACCCTTACAAGGACACGGCGGGCCCCGCTGTTAACCCAATGATCAAAGTCGTGAATGTGCTGGCGATTCTCATTATCCCCCTCTTTGCCCGCTACTGGGGCTTGTGA
- a CDS encoding RluA family pseudouridine synthase encodes MLACPYPLRIVWENEELLVVDKPPFLLSHPCGHNRVSNLIRELRKSRPHGYLALINRLDRETSGLVVVAKHPGVASLLGRLWEKRVVVKEYLAIVWGRMTPGHRWIIDSPLGRVGISEKNPVALRQGPVPGAAWACTEMISLATTGDFSLVRIRPKTGRLHQIRAHLSLLGFPIVGDKIYGPDPKLFLEFIDKGWTVELSQKLLLPRQALHAHALGFWWRGTWRWLQSALPPDLKAFWRSQARKGSSWKETPGLYGAHPAGQ; translated from the coding sequence ATGTTGGCTTGCCCCTATCCCCTTCGGATTGTATGGGAGAACGAAGAACTTCTGGTTGTGGACAAACCTCCCTTTCTCCTTTCCCACCCCTGCGGGCACAATCGCGTTTCCAACCTGATAAGAGAGTTACGAAAGAGTCGACCCCATGGATATCTGGCTCTGATCAACCGGCTAGATCGAGAAACGAGCGGCCTGGTCGTGGTGGCCAAGCATCCGGGGGTAGCCTCCCTTCTCGGAAGGCTGTGGGAGAAAAGAGTTGTTGTTAAGGAATACCTGGCGATCGTTTGGGGCCGGATGACCCCGGGTCATCGATGGATCATCGATTCACCCCTAGGCAGGGTGGGCATTTCAGAAAAAAACCCGGTCGCCCTTCGTCAAGGCCCAGTCCCGGGAGCGGCTTGGGCCTGCACGGAGATGATCTCCCTGGCCACAACCGGAGATTTTAGCTTGGTTCGAATCCGGCCGAAAACGGGGCGGCTGCACCAGATCCGAGCCCACCTTTCCCTGTTGGGGTTTCCCATCGTTGGCGACAAGATTTACGGGCCCGATCCCAAGCTCTTCCTAGAGTTTATCGACAAAGGATGGACAGTAGAGCTTTCCCAAAAGCTCCTTTTGCCAAGGCAAGCGCTCCATGCCCACGCCTTAGGCTTTTGGTGGCGAGGCACCTGGCGCTGGTTGCAAAGTGCTTTGCCGCCCGATCTCAAAGCGTTTTGGCGCTCCCAAGCTAGGAAGGGGAGCAGCTGGAAAGAAACGCCGGGCCTTTATGGCGCTCACCCGGCTGGGCAGTGA